A genomic stretch from Suncus etruscus isolate mSunEtr1 chromosome 17, mSunEtr1.pri.cur, whole genome shotgun sequence includes:
- the DYDC2 gene encoding DPY30 domain-containing protein 2, with the protein METDYLKRCFGNSLTRALATVAIVRPSDPIEYLAHWLYHHRKITVAKKESEKERIQPEEDDKKLKETILTEMLKQEETQIHKIVVYLKSTLPLREFIL; encoded by the exons ATGGAAACTGACTACCTGAAGAGGTGCTTTGGAAACAGCCTTACTAGAGCACTGGCAACGGTGGCAATAGTTCGGCCCAGTGACCCCATTGAATACCTGGCTCACTGGCTGTATCATCACAGGAAAATCACTGTAGCAAAAAAAGAG agtgagaaagagaggatTCAGCCAGAGGAAGATGATAAAAAACTCAAGGAAACCATTCTGACAGAAATGCTGAAACAAGAGGAGACTCAGATACACAAG ATAGTAGTTTACTTGAAATCAACTCTTCCTCTGAGAGAATTCATTCTTTGA
- the DYDC1 gene encoding DPY30 domain-containing protein 1, producing MESAYLQKHVGKCLTLGLAELAKSRPTDPIEYLALWIYKYKYNLIAEQQRQKEMAELERERAVALLRQQMMEKLKAEELLFQQQQQALQLELEMQERERQRIIELQRAQEQEKAMRMYMENMKRADTFREEASADSGKTLAEISDRYGAPNLSRVEELDEPMLSDEFSGASSDQ from the exons ATGGAGTCAGCATATCTCCAAAAGCACGTTGGGAAATGTCTAACTCTAGGTCTTGCGGAATTGGCAAAAAGTCGCCCCACAGATCCAATAGAATATTTGGCATTATGGatttacaaatacaaatataatctGATTGCGGAACAACAG agacaaaaggaaatggcTGAGTTGGAACGTGAGAGAGCAGTAGCTCTGCTGCGACAGCAAATGATGGAGAAGCTCAAAGCAGAGGAGCTCCTGTTTCAACAG CAACAACAGGCATTACAGCTAGAGTTGGAAATGCAAGAAAGGGAGAGGCAGAGAATAATAGAATTACAGAGAGCTCAAGAACAGGAGAAG GCAATGAGAATGTATATGGAAAATATGAAGAGAGCTGATACTTTCAGAGAG GAAGCATCAGCAGACTCAGGCAAAACACTAGCTGAAATCAGTGATCGCTATGGTGCACCTAACTTGAGCAGAGTAGAGGAACTTGATGAACCGATGCTCTCCGAT